A section of the Pseudomonas sp. Q1-7 genome encodes:
- a CDS encoding ArsR/SmtB family transcription factor: MSLRVPQIRHDDSDELAALCKAGGDPLRLNVLRVLANDSFGVLELAQIFATGQSGMSHHLKVLAQAGLVATRREGNAIFYRRALAQNERVGGTLHAALLAEVDELELPAEIGGRIAEVHAQREAASRDFFARSAEKFQAQQDLIAGLPQYRDSVLALLDALGFGPDATALEVGPGDGAFLPDLARRFSRVMALDNSPAMLELARVRCHTEGLGNVELRLADALNDELAAADCVVLNMVLHHFAAPADAMKQLAQRVQPGGALLVTELCSHNQSWAREACGDLWLGFEQDDLARWANAAGLTPGESLYIGLRNGFQIQVRHFAKPDSRSELTHR, from the coding sequence ATGAGCTTGCGCGTACCCCAGATCCGCCATGACGACAGCGACGAGCTGGCTGCCCTGTGCAAGGCTGGCGGCGATCCGCTGCGCCTGAACGTACTGCGGGTACTGGCCAACGACTCCTTCGGCGTACTGGAGCTGGCGCAGATCTTCGCCACCGGCCAGTCGGGCATGAGCCACCACCTCAAGGTGCTGGCCCAGGCAGGACTGGTGGCGACCCGGCGTGAAGGCAACGCGATCTTCTACCGGCGCGCCCTGGCGCAGAACGAGCGGGTCGGCGGCACGCTGCACGCGGCTCTGCTGGCTGAGGTGGACGAACTGGAGCTGCCGGCCGAGATCGGCGGGCGCATTGCCGAAGTGCATGCCCAGCGCGAAGCCGCCAGCCGCGACTTCTTCGCCCGCTCGGCGGAAAAATTCCAGGCGCAGCAGGACCTGATCGCAGGATTGCCGCAATACCGTGACAGTGTGCTGGCATTGCTCGACGCCCTGGGCTTCGGACCCGACGCCACGGCGCTGGAAGTCGGCCCGGGCGATGGCGCTTTCCTGCCGGACCTGGCGCGGCGCTTCAGCCGGGTCATGGCCCTGGACAACAGCCCGGCCATGCTGGAGCTGGCGCGGGTGCGCTGTCACACGGAAGGCCTCGGCAATGTCGAGCTGCGACTGGCCGACGCCTTGAACGACGAACTGGCGGCCGCCGACTGCGTGGTGTTGAACATGGTCCTGCACCATTTCGCCGCGCCGGCCGACGCGATGAAACAGTTGGCCCAGCGGGTGCAGCCAGGCGGCGCCCTGCTGGTAACCGAGTTGTGCAGCCACAACCAGAGTTGGGCCAGGGAGGCCTGCGGCGATCTATGGTTGGGCTTCGAACAGGACGACCTGGCCCGTTGGGCCAATGCCGCGGGGCTCACGCCCGGCGAG
- a CDS encoding LysR family transcriptional regulator, whose translation MNLHHLKVFLAVAESGSISAGANRLFISQPAVTREIRDLEANIGITLFDRQPRGVVLTEGGRRLLQYAERIFALEAAAERDLRGFASLADGELRLGASATLGSYLLPALIERFHRRFPAVAVDLIVSNTRDVTAQLEDGRISLGFVEGAFDSRIFASHLLDRDRLLPVAGPGHPLAGRGVLEARDLADQDHYLREPGSATRASVEQAYRERGVALRTRMSIGSTEALKRLVRDGRGIAWLSPHMVREELSSGRLVHLEVSDLRIERELHALWRPGPNLSPAPAAFLELARQPA comes from the coding sequence ATGAATCTTCATCACCTCAAGGTCTTTCTCGCCGTCGCCGAGAGCGGCAGCATCAGCGCCGGCGCCAACCGGCTGTTCATCAGCCAGCCGGCGGTGACGCGGGAAATCCGCGACCTGGAAGCCAACATCGGCATCACCCTGTTCGATCGCCAGCCCCGCGGCGTCGTGCTGACCGAAGGCGGCCGGCGCCTGCTGCAGTACGCCGAGCGCATCTTTGCCCTGGAAGCGGCCGCCGAACGCGACCTGCGCGGGTTCGCCAGCCTCGCCGACGGCGAATTGCGCCTGGGCGCCAGCGCCACCCTCGGCAGCTACCTGCTGCCGGCGCTGATCGAGCGCTTCCATCGGCGATTTCCCGCCGTGGCGGTGGACCTCATCGTCAGCAATACCCGCGACGTGACGGCGCAGTTGGAGGACGGTCGCATCAGCCTGGGCTTCGTCGAAGGCGCCTTCGACAGCCGCATCTTCGCCAGCCACCTGCTGGACCGAGACCGCCTGCTGCCGGTGGCCGGCCCGGGCCACCCGCTGGCCGGGCGCGGAGTCCTGGAAGCGCGGGACCTGGCCGACCAGGACCATTACCTGCGCGAACCGGGCTCGGCCACCCGCGCCAGTGTCGAGCAGGCCTACCGCGAGCGGGGTGTCGCGTTGCGCACGCGCATGTCCATCGGCAGCACCGAGGCGTTGAAGCGGCTGGTACGGGACGGTCGCGGCATCGCCTGGCTGTCGCCGCACATGGTCCGCGAGGAGCTGTCCAGCGGCCGCCTGGTGCATCTGGAGGTGAGCGATCTGCGCATCGAACGCGAACTCCACGCGCTGTGGCGGCCAGGTCCGAACCTCAGTCCGGCGCCCGCCGCCTTCCTCGAACTGGCGCGGCAGCCCGCCTGA
- a CDS encoding C4-dicarboxylate ABC transporter, producing MPRPFTRLAEPFAFVRQFTPSWFALTMGTGALALVVAVLPWGGTLARRLGEGLWLFNAVLFAGFALLFAARLLLFRDTVRPMLLHPVQSMFLGAIPMGLATLINGLVLFGEARWGEGALALAHWLWWLDVALALGVALLVPYLMFTRQDHALEKLTAVWLLPIVAPEVAAAAAGVLAPRLLPEAAQPMLVTGYLLWGLSLALAFSLITLVLLRLALHKLPGSEFAATSWLPVGPLATGCLGLLSLGKAMPAAFAGTPLAGVAGVARDVGLLGSLLLWGAAAWWLAMALCCTRRHLRQEMRFNLGWWGFTFPLAVFTLATFELQWRTGLAFFGPLGAALALGLALIWLQVMARTLAGLWHGELFQAPCLAAATGVSRS from the coding sequence ATGCCGCGCCCCTTCACCCGCCTCGCCGAACCCTTCGCCTTCGTCCGCCAGTTCACCCCGAGTTGGTTCGCGCTGACCATGGGCACCGGCGCCCTGGCCCTGGTGGTGGCCGTGCTGCCCTGGGGCGGCACGCTGGCGCGACGTCTGGGCGAAGGGCTGTGGTTGTTCAATGCGGTGCTCTTCGCCGGTTTCGCCCTGCTGTTCGCCGCGCGGCTCCTGTTGTTCCGCGACACCGTGCGCCCCATGCTGCTGCATCCGGTGCAATCGATGTTCCTCGGCGCCATCCCCATGGGGCTGGCCACCCTGATCAACGGCCTGGTGCTGTTCGGCGAGGCGCGTTGGGGGGAGGGCGCGCTCGCCCTGGCCCACTGGCTCTGGTGGCTGGACGTGGCCCTGGCCCTGGGGGTGGCGCTGCTGGTGCCTTATCTGATGTTCACTCGCCAGGACCATGCCTTGGAAAAGCTCACGGCAGTCTGGCTGTTGCCCATCGTCGCGCCCGAGGTCGCGGCCGCCGCCGCAGGCGTGCTGGCGCCGCGGCTGTTGCCGGAAGCCGCCCAGCCAATGCTGGTGACCGGCTACCTGCTCTGGGGCCTGTCCCTCGCCCTGGCCTTCTCCCTGATCACCCTGGTGTTGCTGCGCCTGGCCCTGCACAAACTGCCGGGCAGCGAGTTCGCCGCCACCAGTTGGTTGCCGGTCGGGCCGCTGGCCACCGGCTGCCTGGGGTTGCTGAGCCTCGGCAAGGCGATGCCAGCGGCCTTCGCGGGAACCCCGCTGGCCGGCGTCGCTGGGGTCGCACGCGATGTCGGTCTGCTTGGCAGCCTGCTGCTGTGGGGCGCGGCGGCCTGGTGGCTGGCGATGGCGCTGTGCTGCACCCGCCGCCACCTGCGCCAGGAGATGCGCTTCAACCTCGGTTGGTGGGGGTTCACCTTCCCGCTGGCGGTGTTCACCCTGGCCACCTTCGAGCTGCAATGGCGCACCGGCCTGGCATTCTTCGGCCCGCTGGGGGCGGCACTGGCCCTGGGGCTGGCACTGATCTGGCTGCAGGTGATGGCGCGCACCCTGGCCGGACTCTGGCACGGCGAATTGTTCCAGGCGCCCTGTCTCGCGGCTGCGACGGGTGTCTCGCGCAGTTGA
- the tkt gene encoding transketolase, with the protein MPSRRERANAIRALSMDAVQKANSGHPGAPMGMADIAEVLWRDYLQHNPNNPEWPNRDRFVLSNGHGSMLNYSLLHLTGYDLTIDDLKNFRQLGSRTPGHPEYGYTAGVETTTGPLGQGIANAVGFAIAEKTLAAQFNRDGHAIVDHNTYVFLGDGCMMEGISHEVCALAGTLGLGKLIAFYDDNGISIDGEVHGWFTDDTPKRFEAYGWQVIRNVDGHDADEIKTAIETARKSSDRPTLICCKTVIGFGSPNKQGKEECHGAPLGNDEIALTRAALGWNHAPFEVPAEIYAEWDAKAAGAAREAEWNERFAAYAAAHPELAAEFQRRIKGQLPADFVAKADAYIAEVAAKGETIASRKASQNALNAFGPLLPEFLGGSADLAGSNLTLWKGCKGVSAEDASGNYLFYGVREFGMSAIMNGIALHGGFIPYGATFLVFMEYACNAVRMAALMKKRVLFVYTHDSIGLGEDGPTHQPVEQLASLRCTPNLNTWRPADAVESAVAWKAAIERNDGPSALIFSRQNLPHQARDAGQIANIARGGYVLKDSDGEPELILIATGSEVGLAVQAFEQLTAAGRKVRVVSMPSTSLFDQQDAAYKQAVLPVQVGARIAIEAAHADFWYKYVGLEGRVIGMTSFGESAPAAALFEHFGFTVDNIVATAEELLED; encoded by the coding sequence ATGCCCAGCCGTCGTGAGCGTGCCAATGCCATTCGTGCCCTGAGCATGGATGCGGTGCAGAAAGCCAACAGCGGCCACCCCGGCGCCCCCATGGGAATGGCCGATATCGCCGAAGTGCTCTGGCGGGATTACCTGCAGCACAACCCGAACAACCCCGAATGGCCCAACCGCGACCGCTTCGTGCTGTCCAACGGCCACGGCTCGATGCTGAACTACTCGCTGCTGCACCTCACCGGCTACGACCTCACCATCGACGACCTGAAGAACTTCCGCCAGCTCGGCAGCCGTACCCCGGGCCACCCGGAATACGGTTACACCGCCGGCGTCGAGACCACCACCGGTCCGCTGGGCCAGGGCATCGCCAACGCCGTGGGTTTCGCCATCGCCGAGAAGACCCTGGCCGCCCAGTTCAACCGTGACGGCCACGCCATCGTCGACCACAACACCTACGTGTTCCTCGGCGACGGCTGCATGATGGAAGGCATCTCCCACGAAGTCTGCGCCCTGGCCGGCACCCTGGGCCTGGGCAAGCTGATCGCCTTCTACGACGACAACGGCATTTCCATCGACGGCGAAGTCCACGGCTGGTTCACCGACGACACGCCGAAGCGCTTCGAAGCCTACGGCTGGCAGGTGATCCGCAATGTCGACGGCCATGACGCCGACGAGATCAAGACCGCCATCGAGACCGCGCGCAAGTCCAGCGACCGCCCGACCCTGATCTGCTGCAAGACCGTGATCGGCTTCGGTTCGCCGAACAAGCAGGGCAAGGAAGAGTGCCACGGCGCGCCGCTCGGCAATGACGAGATCGCCCTGACCCGCGCCGCCCTGGGCTGGAACCACGCGCCGTTCGAAGTCCCCGCCGAGATCTACGCCGAGTGGGACGCCAAGGCCGCCGGCGCCGCCCGCGAGGCCGAGTGGAACGAGCGCTTTGCCGCCTACGCCGCCGCCCACCCGGAACTGGCCGCCGAATTCCAGCGCCGCATCAAGGGCCAACTGCCGGCCGACTTCGTCGCCAAGGCTGACGCCTACATCGCCGAAGTCGCCGCCAAGGGTGAGACCATCGCCAGCCGCAAGGCCAGCCAGAACGCCCTCAACGCCTTCGGTCCGCTGCTGCCGGAATTCCTCGGCGGTTCGGCCGACCTCGCCGGCTCCAACCTGACCCTGTGGAAAGGCTGCAAGGGCGTGTCCGCCGAGGACGCGTCCGGCAACTACCTGTTCTACGGCGTTCGCGAGTTCGGCATGAGCGCCATCATGAACGGCATCGCCCTGCATGGCGGCTTCATTCCCTATGGCGCCACCTTCCTGGTGTTCATGGAATACGCCTGCAACGCCGTGCGCATGGCTGCGCTGATGAAGAAGCGCGTGCTCTTCGTCTACACCCACGACTCCATCGGCCTGGGCGAAGACGGTCCGACCCACCAGCCGGTGGAGCAACTCGCCAGCCTGCGCTGCACCCCGAACCTGAACACCTGGCGTCCGGCCGACGCGGTGGAATCCGCCGTGGCCTGGAAGGCCGCCATCGAGCGTAACGATGGTCCGAGCGCGCTGATCTTCTCCCGCCAGAACCTGCCCCACCAGGCTCGCGATGCCGGCCAGATCGCCAACATTGCCCGCGGCGGCTATGTGCTCAAGGACAGCGACGGCGAGCCGGAGCTGATCCTCATCGCCACCGGCTCCGAAGTCGGCCTGGCGGTGCAGGCCTTCGAGCAACTGACCGCCGCCGGCCGCAAGGTGCGCGTGGTGTCCATGCCGTCCACCAGCCTGTTCGATCAGCAGGACGCCGCCTACAAGCAGGCCGTGCTGCCGGTGCAGGTCGGCGCGCGCATCGCCATCGAGGCCGCCCATGCCGACTTCTGGTACAAGTACGTCGGCCTGGAAGGCCGTGTGATCGGCATGACCAGCTTCGGCGAGTCGGCCCCGGCCGCCGCGCTGTTCGAGCACTTCGGCTTCACCGTCGACAACATCGTCGCCACTGCCGAAGAGCTTCTGGAAGACTGA
- the epd gene encoding erythrose-4-phosphate dehydrogenase → MANRPFKVALNGYGRIGRCVLRALHERSGGASFEIVALNDLADQASIEYLTRFDSTHGRFPGEVRVDGDCLHINGDCVKVLRSAEPEGIDWAALGVDLVLECSGQYTHRQQAERFLAAGAPRVLFSQPMSSEADIDATIVYGVNQDSLSGAEKLVSNASCTTNCGVPLLKLLNESVGLEYVSITTIHSAMNDQPVIDAYHHEDLRRTRSAFQSVIPVSTGLARGIERLLPELAGRIQAKAIRVPTVNVSCLDITLQTARDTSAAEINRVLREAAESGALKGLLAYTELPHASCDFNHDPHSAIVDGSQTRVSGPRLVNLLAWFDNEWGFANRMLDTADHYLRVSAASRQHPAPVKD, encoded by the coding sequence ATGGCCAATCGCCCTTTCAAAGTTGCCTTGAACGGTTACGGCCGCATCGGCCGCTGCGTGCTGCGCGCGTTGCATGAGCGCAGTGGCGGGGCGAGCTTCGAGATCGTTGCGCTGAACGACCTGGCCGACCAGGCCAGCATCGAGTACCTGACCCGCTTCGACTCCACCCACGGTCGCTTCCCCGGCGAAGTGCGGGTGGATGGCGATTGCCTGCACATCAACGGCGATTGCGTGAAGGTGCTGCGCAGCGCGGAACCGGAGGGCATCGACTGGGCTGCCCTGGGCGTGGACCTGGTGCTGGAGTGTTCCGGCCAGTACACCCACCGTCAGCAGGCCGAGCGCTTCCTGGCCGCCGGTGCGCCTCGGGTGCTGTTCTCCCAGCCGATGTCCAGCGAGGCCGACATCGACGCCACCATCGTCTACGGGGTCAACCAGGACAGCCTGAGCGGCGCCGAGAAGCTCGTGTCCAACGCCTCCTGCACCACCAACTGCGGTGTGCCGCTGCTGAAACTGCTCAACGAGTCGGTGGGACTGGAGTACGTCTCCATCACCACCATCCACTCGGCGATGAACGACCAGCCCGTGATCGACGCCTACCACCATGAAGACCTGCGCCGCACCCGCTCCGCCTTCCAGTCGGTGATCCCGGTGTCCACCGGCCTGGCCCGGGGCATCGAGCGCCTGCTGCCGGAGCTGGCCGGGCGCATCCAGGCCAAGGCCATCCGCGTGCCCACGGTGAACGTCTCTTGCCTCGACATCACCCTGCAGACCGCCCGCGACACCTCGGCCGCCGAGATCAACCGCGTGCTCCGCGAGGCCGCCGAGAGCGGTGCCCTGAAAGGCCTGCTGGCCTACACCGAGCTGCCCCACGCCAGCTGCGATTTCAACCACGATCCCCATTCCGCCATCGTCGACGGCAGCCAGACCCGCGTGTCCGGCCCGCGCCTGGTCAACCTGCTGGCCTGGTTCGACAACGAATGGGGCTTCGCCAACCGCATGCTCGACACCGCAGACCACTACCTGCGGGTTTCCGCTGCTTCTCGTCAACATCCAGCCCCCGTGAAGGACTGA
- a CDS encoding phosphoglycerate kinase, translating into MTVLKMTDLDLQGKRVLIREDLNVPVKDGVVKSDARILASLPTIKLALEKGAAVMVCSHLGRPTEGEFSEENSLEPVADYLSRALGREVPLVADYLGGVDVAPGQVVLFENVRFNKGEKKNVDELAQQYAALCDVFVMDAFGTAHRAEGSTHGVAKFAKVAAAGPLLAAELDALGKALGNPARPMAAIVAGSKVSTKLDVLNSLSQICDQLIVGGGIANTFLAAAGYKVGKSLYEADLVDTAKAIAAKVSVPLPVDVVVAKEFAESAAATVKLIADVADDDMILDIGPQTAAQFAELLKSSKTILWNGPVGVFEFDQFGNGTKALALAIAESPAFSIAGGGDTLAAIDKYGVGEQISYISTGGGAFLEFVEGKVLPAVEILEKRASV; encoded by the coding sequence ATGACCGTGTTGAAAATGACCGACCTCGACCTCCAGGGTAAGCGCGTGCTGATCCGTGAGGATCTCAACGTGCCGGTGAAGGACGGCGTCGTCAAAAGTGATGCGCGCATCCTCGCTTCCCTGCCGACCATCAAGCTGGCACTGGAGAAGGGCGCGGCGGTGATGGTCTGTTCCCATCTGGGCCGCCCCACCGAGGGCGAGTTCTCCGAAGAGAACAGCCTCGAGCCGGTGGCCGACTACCTGTCCAGGGCCCTGGGTCGCGAAGTACCGCTGGTGGCCGACTACCTGGGTGGCGTGGACGTTGCTCCCGGCCAGGTGGTGCTGTTCGAGAACGTGCGTTTCAACAAGGGCGAGAAGAAGAACGTCGACGAGCTGGCCCAGCAGTACGCTGCCCTGTGCGACGTGTTCGTGATGGACGCCTTCGGCACCGCCCACCGCGCCGAGGGCTCCACCCATGGCGTGGCCAAGTTCGCCAAGGTCGCTGCCGCCGGCCCGCTGCTGGCCGCCGAACTGGACGCCCTGGGCAAGGCCCTGGGCAACCCGGCCCGTCCGATGGCCGCCATCGTCGCCGGCTCCAAGGTTTCCACCAAGCTGGACGTGCTGAACTCCCTGTCGCAGATCTGCGACCAACTGATCGTCGGCGGCGGCATCGCCAACACCTTCCTCGCCGCGGCCGGCTACAAGGTCGGCAAGTCCCTCTACGAGGCCGACCTGGTGGACACCGCCAAGGCCATCGCCGCGAAAGTCAGCGTGCCGCTGCCGGTGGACGTGGTGGTCGCCAAGGAATTCGCCGAAAGCGCCGCCGCCACCGTCAAGCTCATCGCCGACGTGGCGGACGACGACATGATTCTCGACATCGGCCCGCAGACCGCCGCCCAGTTCGCCGAGCTGCTGAAGTCGTCGAAGACCATCCTGTGGAACGGCCCGGTGGGTGTGTTCGAGTTCGACCAGTTCGGCAATGGCACCAAGGCCCTGGCCCTGGCCATCGCCGAGAGCCCGGCCTTCTCCATCGCCGGTGGTGGCGACACCCTGGCGGCGATCGACAAGTACGGCGTGGGCGAGCAGATCTCCTACATCTCCACCGGCGGTGGCGCTTTCCTCGAGTTCGTCGAGGGCAAGGTCCTGCCCGCCGTGGAGATCCTGGAGAAGCGCGCCAGCGTGTGA
- a CDS encoding MliC family protein — MKGWIALAGMALLTGCAGQDAPREDWTRWVCDSQAEVLWRLADANGDSVDLRLGGGDIVHRLKREPSGSGALYSDGNLAFHTKGDEGLVYWVATDDLIGRGCKAP; from the coding sequence ATGAAAGGATGGATCGCCCTCGCCGGCATGGCGCTGCTGACCGGTTGTGCCGGCCAGGATGCGCCGCGTGAAGATTGGACCCGCTGGGTCTGCGACAGCCAGGCCGAAGTGCTCTGGCGTCTCGCCGATGCAAACGGGGACAGCGTCGACCTGCGTCTGGGGGGTGGTGATATCGTCCACCGCCTCAAGCGCGAGCCCTCCGGTTCCGGCGCGCTGTACAGCGACGGCAACCTGGCCTTCCACACCAAGGGTGACGAAGGCCTGGTCTACTGGGTGGCAACTGATGACCTGATCGGCCGCGGCTGCAAGGCGCCCTGA
- the fba gene encoding class II fructose-bisphosphate aldolase (catalyzes the reversible aldol condensation of dihydroxyacetonephosphate and glyceraldehyde 3-phosphate in the Calvin cycle, glycolysis, and/or gluconeogenesis) — translation MALISMRQMLDHAAEYGYGVPAFNVNNLEQMRAIMEAADKTDSPVIVQASAGARKYAGAPFLRHLILAAIEEFPHIPVCMHQDHGTSPDVCQRSIQLGFSSVMMDGSLREDGKTPSDYEYNVRVTQQTVAFAHACGVSVEGELGCLGSLETGQAGEEDGVGAEGILDHSQMLTDPEEAADFVKKTQVDALAIAIGTSHGAYKFTKPPTGDILAIDRIKEIHKRIPNTHLVMHGSSSVPQDWLAIINEFGGDIKETYGVPVEEIVEGIKYGVRKVNIDTDLRLASTGAIRSFLAKNPAEFDPRKYFAKTIEAMRDICIARYEAFGTAGNASKIKPISLEGMFQRYAKGELVAKVN, via the coding sequence ATGGCACTCATCAGCATGCGCCAGATGCTGGACCACGCCGCCGAATACGGCTACGGCGTTCCGGCTTTCAACGTCAACAACCTGGAACAGATGCGCGCCATCATGGAAGCGGCCGACAAGACCGATTCCCCGGTGATCGTGCAGGCCTCTGCCGGTGCCCGCAAATACGCCGGTGCCCCCTTCCTGCGCCACCTGATCCTGGCTGCCATCGAAGAATTCCCGCACATCCCGGTGTGCATGCACCAGGACCATGGCACCAGCCCCGACGTGTGCCAGCGCTCCATCCAGCTGGGCTTTTCCTCGGTGATGATGGACGGCTCCTTGCGTGAAGACGGCAAGACCCCGTCCGACTACGAGTACAACGTGCGCGTCACCCAGCAGACCGTCGCCTTCGCCCACGCCTGTGGCGTGTCCGTGGAAGGCGAACTGGGCTGCCTGGGCTCCCTGGAAACCGGCCAGGCCGGCGAGGAAGACGGCGTGGGCGCCGAAGGCATCCTGGACCACAGCCAGATGCTGACCGATCCGGAAGAGGCCGCCGACTTCGTCAAGAAGACCCAGGTGGATGCCCTGGCCATCGCCATCGGCACCAGCCACGGCGCCTACAAGTTCACCAAGCCGCCGACCGGCGACATCCTCGCCATCGATCGCATCAAGGAAATCCACAAGCGCATCCCCAACACCCACCTGGTGATGCACGGTTCCTCCTCGGTCCCGCAGGACTGGCTGGCGATCATCAACGAGTTCGGCGGCGACATTAAGGAAACCTACGGCGTGCCGGTCGAGGAAATCGTCGAAGGCATCAAGTACGGCGTGCGCAAGGTCAACATCGACACCGACCTGCGCCTGGCCTCCACCGGTGCCATCCGCAGCTTCCTGGCCAAGAACCCGGCCGAGTTCGACCCGCGCAAGTACTTCGCCAAGACCATCGAGGCCATGCGCGATATCTGTATCGCCCGTTACGAAGCCTTCGGCACCGCCGGCAACGCCTCCAAGATCAAACCGATCTCCCTGGAAGGCATGTTCCAGCGCTACGCCAAGGGTGAGCTGGTCGCCAAGGTCAACTGA
- a CDS encoding YgjP-like metallopeptidase domain-containing protein, which produces MTDLKYLRGYPAHLQEQVARMLDAGRLEEYLTRRYPGRHEVQSDKALYGYAMALKQEHLRNAPAPDKVLYDNKLDVVHKALGLNTAISRVQGGKLKAKKEIRVASLFKEAAPEFLRMILVHELAHLKERDHSKAFYQLCEHMLPGYHQLEFDLRVYLTWRDL; this is translated from the coding sequence ATGACCGATCTCAAGTACCTCCGTGGATACCCCGCCCACCTCCAGGAGCAGGTTGCCCGGATGCTGGACGCCGGCCGCCTGGAGGAGTACCTGACGCGCCGCTACCCGGGGCGGCACGAGGTGCAGAGCGACAAGGCGCTGTACGGCTACGCCATGGCCCTCAAGCAGGAGCACCTGCGCAACGCCCCGGCGCCGGACAAGGTGCTCTACGACAACAAGCTGGATGTGGTGCACAAGGCGCTCGGCCTGAATACGGCGATCTCGCGGGTGCAGGGCGGCAAGCTCAAGGCGAAGAAGGAAATCCGTGTCGCTTCCCTGTTCAAGGAGGCCGCGCCGGAGTTCCTGCGGATGATCCTGGTCCACGAGTTGGCGCACCTGAAGGAACGCGATCACAGCAAGGCCTTCTACCAGCTCTGCGAACACATGCTGCCGGGCTACCACCAACTGGAGTTCGACCTGCGGGTGTACCTGACCTGGCGCGATCTGTAG
- a CDS encoding substrate-binding periplasmic protein yields MYPGFRTLCVILWVLGLVPFADGRDVLAVGTEFPGIYVLDARGAPSGLGVDVLRVIAADLGTRVRFEIYPWARAQKLVEEGRADVLIGPYRTAARERRFQFAEPGFYRDNVVFYGRSDVASPWDGSPASLIGQRIALIHGWTYGERFEAMRGQLDVHVAPSVELALKLLLAGRADLAASNERDSRPRIEALGIAGQVRRLSPLIDTQVGYFALPRDASHRQLREDIGRVLRQMRADGRLARLAKPYAIELP; encoded by the coding sequence ATGTATCCGGGTTTCCGCACCCTCTGCGTCATTCTCTGGGTGCTGGGCCTGGTTCCCTTCGCCGACGGCCGTGACGTGCTCGCTGTCGGCACTGAGTTCCCCGGTATCTACGTCCTCGACGCGCGGGGCGCGCCCAGCGGGCTGGGCGTCGACGTACTGCGCGTGATCGCCGCCGACCTGGGCACCCGCGTGCGCTTCGAGATCTATCCCTGGGCCCGGGCCCAGAAGCTGGTGGAGGAGGGGCGCGCCGATGTGCTGATCGGCCCCTACCGTACCGCCGCGCGGGAGCGTCGTTTCCAGTTCGCCGAGCCCGGCTTCTACCGCGACAACGTGGTCTTCTACGGTCGCAGCGACGTCGCCAGCCCCTGGGACGGCAGCCCGGCCAGCCTGATCGGGCAGCGCATCGCCCTGATCCATGGCTGGACCTACGGCGAACGCTTCGAGGCCATGCGCGGCCAGCTCGACGTGCATGTGGCGCCGTCCGTGGAACTGGCCCTCAAGCTGCTCCTGGCGGGCCGCGCCGATCTGGCCGCGAGCAACGAGCGCGACTCCCGGCCGCGCATCGAGGCACTGGGCATCGCCGGCCAGGTGCGCCGCCTCTCGCCGCTGATCGACACCCAGGTCGGCTACTTCGCCTTGCCCAGGGACGCGTCCCATCGCCAGCTGCGCGAGGACATCGGCCGGGTGCTGCGGCAGATGCGGGCCGACGGTCGGCTCGCCAGGCTGGCCAAGCCCTACGCGATCGAGCTGCCCTGA
- a CDS encoding methyl-accepting chemotaxis protein, which produces MNQLSDNLGSSVAALQQLRDQAQQINRVVDVIKGIAEQTNLLALNAAIEAARAGEQGRGFAVVADEVRSLSRRTQDSTAEIGQTVGALQAVVGETVAQIEAAFSQAAGDVDNVLAMGADLAGIAEAVQRVSDRLAQIAAASEQQAATADEVSGSIQQVDQAAALLLQGAQSVQEAAEQLQHGSQALNRNTGRFRLA; this is translated from the coding sequence ATGAACCAGCTCAGCGACAACCTGGGCAGTAGCGTCGCCGCGCTCCAGCAGCTGCGCGACCAGGCGCAGCAGATCAATCGCGTGGTGGACGTGATCAAGGGCATCGCCGAGCAGACCAACCTGCTGGCGCTGAATGCCGCCATCGAAGCGGCCCGGGCCGGCGAGCAGGGGCGCGGCTTCGCCGTGGTGGCCGACGAGGTGCGCAGCCTGTCGCGGCGCACCCAGGACTCCACCGCGGAGATCGGCCAGACCGTGGGCGCCCTGCAGGCAGTGGTGGGGGAAACCGTGGCGCAGATCGAGGCCGCCTTCAGCCAGGCCGCGGGGGATGTGGATAACGTGCTGGCCATGGGCGCCGACCTGGCCGGCATCGCCGAAGCGGTGCAGCGGGTCAGCGACCGCCTGGCGCAGATCGCCGCGGCTTCCGAACAACAGGCCGCCACGGCGGATGAGGTGAGCGGCAGTATCCAGCAGGTGGACCAGGCGGCCGCCCTGTTGCTGCAGGGCGCGCAATCGGTGCAGGAGGCGGCCGAGCAATTGCAGCACGGCAGCCAGGCCCTGAACCGCAATACCGGCCGCTTCCGCCTGGCGTGA